The genomic stretch GCGGCCCGCCAACACCCTGATCACGGAGAAGCTGGTGCCGGCGCGCTGGACCCGCAAGGGCGCCAAGCCCGCGCCCCCGCGACGCGTCACCGAGACCTCGGAGCTGCGCGCTCGCGTGGCCCAACTGACGGTCACCCCCGGCCGCTGGCTGGCCGCCACCTCCGCCGGCGTCTTCGTTTCCACCGACGCCGGGCGCACCTGGCGCGGCGGCCCCGTGCTGGGCAATCTCGACTTCGTCTCCCTGCGCGCCCGCGGGCCGATGGTCGCGGCCGCCACCCCCAAGTCCGTGGTCGTCTCCCTGGATGGGGGCACGCAGTGGTTTCCCGCCGCCCTGCCCGCCTACGTCACCGCGGTCTATGGCGTGAGCCTGGATGCCGGCGGGATGCTGTGGGCGGCCACCCGCGAAGGCGCCCTGGTCAGCCGCGACAACGGTGAGACCTGGGAGCACGTGATGAACGGCCTCCCCGCCCGCCACGTCACCTCGATCTTCAGCCAGGACGATGGCAAGCGCCTGCTCGCCACCGCCAGTGTCGGCCTTTACGAGAGCAACGACGCCGGGCGCAGTTGGCGGCTGGCCGCCTCCGGCTTGCCCCTGCGCGGTCTGACCTCGGCCGGCGGGCGCCTCTTCGCCACCACCACCTTCGACGGCATCGTCGCCGAACCCCTGGGAGGAGAGGCGGAATCCACCGCCTCTGCCCCTGCCGGCGCCGGCAACCGCCGGCCGCAGTAAGCGGCTGCCCACGGGTGGCGCCGGAGTCCGGGAAGGCCTGGCGACCCCGCGGCTCGCTCCCTCACGCGGCCCCGTGATACCTTGTCGCGCATGCAGCATGGCATTCTGGGCGCGGGCGGCGTGGGCGGCCTGATCGCCGCGGTGCTGGCCCGGGCCGGCGATTCGGTCACCCTCATCGTCCGCCCCCAGGCGGTGGACGTCTATCCGCGCGTGCTCTCCCTGGAGAGCCGCTGGGGGGATTTCTCCGTCCCGGTCTCCGTAAGTGCCGCCGTCACCCGCCCGCTCGATCTTCTGTGGATCGCCGTGAAGGCGACCCAGCTCGAGGCCGCCCTGGAGAGCGTTCCTGGGCAAGCCCAGATCGGCTCCGTGGTGCCACTGCTCAACGGTGTGGAGCACGTGGCGCGCCTGCGCCGCCGCTTCGGGGATGAACGCGTCGTGCCCGCCACCATCGCCGTCGAGAGCGAGCGCGTCGCCCCCGGGAGGATCGTCCACCGCTCTCCCTTCGCGCGCCTGAACGTGGCGGCGAGCGGGCGTCCTCGCCTGGAGGCCTCGCTCGAGCACCTCCGCCGCTTCGGCTTCGAGTGCAGGTTCGTGGAGAGCGAGAGCACGCTGCTGTGGAGCAAGCTCGTGTTCCTGGCGCCCATCGCCCTCTCCTGCACCGCGACCGCCCTTCCCATCGACCTGGTGGTGGCCGATCCTGCCGCCCGGGCGCGGCTGGAGGCCAGCGTGCGCGAGGCCTGCGCGGTGGCCGCCGCCGCGGGCGCCTCGGTGGATGCCGCCGCCGTGATCGCCGGCATCGCCGGGCTGCCGCCCGGCATGCGCGCTTCCATGCAGAAGGACGTGGAGGCGGGCCGGACGCCCGAGCTGGACGCCATCGCGGGTCCCATCCTGCGCGGCGCCCAGGCCCACGGCCTCGCCGCTACGGCCACCCAGGAACTGGTCGCCGCCGTGCGCCAACGGATGGCGCAGCCGCGCTAGAGCTTCCTGCGGGTTGGCCTCCGCATTCCCGGTCCTTCCCACATTGGGAAAACCAAGGAATCTCGTCTAACGCCTTGACCGTCCAGCCCATTACGCCAGCCGCGGCTCTGGTTGCGAGCCCCGGTCGTTCCATTATGGGAACACTGGCCCAGAACTTTCCCAACCTCGTTCTGTGCAACTCCCGCTCCGGGAAGCAGTTGGAAGGATTCCCACGCGCGGAAGCCGGATTGCTCTGGAAACAGCGGAGGTTGCATCCACGGCCATGCCCGCTCCCAGCCCAGCGCGCGCCGCGCCGCCCGGTGGTCCCACCCGGTCTCAACTGGCGGACTTGGGACGCCTGGCCGGCGGCGTAGCCCACGAGTTCAACAACCTGCTGACCGCCATCCAGATCCATGCCGGGCTGCTCCTGGAGCGGCTTCCCCCCGAACATCCGGCGCGCCCCTCGGCCCAGGAGATCCGCCTGGCCGCCGAGCAGGGGGCGTTGCTGGTGGAGCAACTC from Terriglobales bacterium encodes the following:
- a CDS encoding 2-dehydropantoate 2-reductase yields the protein MQHGILGAGGVGGLIAAVLARAGDSVTLIVRPQAVDVYPRVLSLESRWGDFSVPVSVSAAVTRPLDLLWIAVKATQLEAALESVPGQAQIGSVVPLLNGVEHVARLRRRFGDERVVPATIAVESERVAPGRIVHRSPFARLNVAASGRPRLEASLEHLRRFGFECRFVESESTLLWSKLVFLAPIALSCTATALPIDLVVADPAARARLEASVREACAVAAAAGASVDAAAVIAGIAGLPPGMRASMQKDVEAGRTPELDAIAGPILRGAQAHGLAATATQELVAAVRQRMAQPR